The nucleotide window TAAAAATAGGCGGCTGAACGGTGACGGCAAGGAAAAGGAAGAGCGGTGCAGCAATCGAAGAAACCAGAAATAGAGTTCTGCCGCCTACACGGTCGAACAAAAATCCGCGAAGATTTTTTGTGATTCTCGCTCCCCTGATCGTTGGCACTTTCATGAGCATGCTTCTGCTTACGGTGAGTTAGGGGTGGCATTTAAGGAGCGGGCGCGGTACTTTGTTAACGATTTTCCTGACGCCACTTGTGGGCCTGTCCGACAAACTCTTTAAACAGTTTGAATTGTTCCGGATCGTCCTGCCACATTCTTTCCGGATGCCATTGCACTCCCATGAGGAATTGTCCGCCATTGCGATTCTCGTAGGCTTCCACGAGTCCGTCCGGTGAGATTGCCATGGGTCGAAGGTTGCTCGCGACTGTTTTTACACCTTGATGATGAATGCTATTGACCGCAATTTCGGACTTTCCAAAGATTCGATGCAGCAGCGTATCTGATTCGACAGTGACGTTGTGAGCTGGAAGATTGTAAGGTTCATTTTGCCAGTGAACAACGTCACTTTTCACATCGTGTGGCAGATCCTGATACAAACTTCCACCACAAAACACATTCAAACACTGGTGGCCGAAGCAGATTCCAAAAACAGGAATTTTCTTTTTGAAAGCTTCTTCCAGCAAATAAAAATCAGACTGATCGCGTTCCGGTCCTTTTTGGCCGAAGTAAGGAGACACTTCGGTGTGATAGAGTTGCGGGTCGACATCTGTGAGACTTCCCGGTAAGAGAATCCCATCGGCAAGTTCCACAACGTGAGCTGCAAACTCGCGATTTGCCATCAAAGGCAGAGTAATCGGGACACCTCCGGCAGCTGTGATGGCTTCAATGTAACCCCTGCGAATGTAAAACATTTCGTCCCCGCTTTTCGTGCAGAGGTTGATGAATATGTATGGTTTAGAATTCTTCATGTATGCTTCATCTCCCTGGAGTCTCTCCCCACAGCACCTTATGCAACTGAATTTGAAACCGCACGGGAAGATTGTCTTCTAGAATCCATTCGGCCAGTTGTTGGGGAGGCATCTTTTGATAAACCGGTGAAAATAATACCAGATTTCGCTCATAAAGTTTATAGTCATACAATATCTTGACTGACCAATCATAGTCCGTGCGGCTATTTATTACGAATTTGAGCTCGTCGCTAGGGCTCAGTTTTTCCAGATTGGTCCAGTTCATCTCATTCATCATGCCACTGTCGGGACACTTAATGTCCATGATCTTAATAACTTCTGGCGGCAGGACGCTGATGTCAAGTGCGCCACTAGTTTCCACCAAAACTTTATGATTTTTTCCCAGGAGTTCAAGGGCGAGCGCCGGAAGCTCCGCCTGAAGCAAAGGTTCTCCTCCGGTGAGCTCAACCAGCTCACAATAAAAGGGTTCAATCGCTTTCAGGATTTCCGGAACACTCATTTCTTTTCCGCCTGTAAACGCATATTCGGTATCGCACCAGACGCAACGCAAATTGCAACCGGTTGTCCGGATGAAACTGCATGGCCATCCTGCAAAGGAGGACTCTCCCTGTATGGATTTGAAGATTTCCGTGACAATCATTGGTCGTCGTTAGAATTCGTCCCCTTACAGTTCGATATTACGAATGATGCTGAAGATACTTTTCTCGCCGCTCGAGGAATGCCTGTCGCAATAATTCTAGTTTATGTATGACCGGCATGCTTGGCAAATTCCTGAGGAAAGCCCTGCCGTACATTTTGGTCAAGATCCGCTGATCGAGCACCGCTAAAACACCATAATCCACGCTGGTGCGGATCAATCTTCCCAGTCCCTGTTTTAGCATCATCACCGCCGCCGGCAATTGATAATCCATGAATGGATCCTTTTTTTGTTTGCGCAAGTACTGAATTCTTGCTTCCATCAGCGGATCCGTAGGGACCGCAAAAGGCAGTTTATCTATGATCACCGATACGAGAGTGTCTCCCTGAACATCGATTCCCTGCCAGAAACTCATGGTGGCGAGCAGAATTGATCCGCGATTCTTAAGAAAACTTTTTAAAAGCGTTTGTTTCGACCGTGTACCCTGTACCAGCAATGGGTAATCCAGTTGTCTCAAATAGCGTTCGTAAACTCTCATGTTGTTGAAAGAAGTGCACAATACGAACGCGCCTCCCTCCGTTACTTCCACCAGTTTGCAAATCTCTTCGGCCGCCAGATCAGCGAAATTGGGCGCGGTTGGCTCGGGTAGATGTTTGGGTATGTACAGACAGGTTTGCGCCGGATAATCAAAATTGTAGGGAAACTTGTGATCCATCGATTCTTGAATTCCCAATTCTTGTTTTACTTTTCCGGAATCTTTATCGATGAACAGCGTTGCGGAGGTGAGCACGGCGGCCTTGAGATTGGGCCATAACGATTTCTTGAGCGCTTCGGAAACGTCCAAGGGAGAAGCCTGCAGCGTCCATTCGCGGGTGTCATTTCGTTCCGCCCAGTAGACATAGGCATCCTCCGAACCCTGCAGCAAAAAAGCGAGTGAAGATTGGGCTGCCGCCAAACGCCGGTAAAGCTGCGGCATATCTTCTGTTTTATCGACAAAATTCAGGAGGGAGCGAAGCAACTGGTTGAATCTTTCATTGATGACAACCGTATTGCTCTGAACCAGATTGCCTATGGAGGTCTCATCGTACCGGAGTTTCTGAGGAAGCGTTGTGAACTTATCGAATAAATTAGAAATGCTTTCGCTCAATTTGTGAGCCCAGTTCTGAGATTCCGACACATCCTGTTTCTCGCGGACTCTTAGAATCTGGAGTTCGCGCGCCAGCTCTGAAAACAGTTCGCGCACTCCCCGTTCGGA belongs to bacterium and includes:
- a CDS encoding gamma-glutamyl-gamma-aminobutyrate hydrolase family protein; the protein is MKNSKPYIFINLCTKSGDEMFYIRRGYIEAITAAGGVPITLPLMANREFAAHVVELADGILLPGSLTDVDPQLYHTEVSPYFGQKGPERDQSDFYLLEEAFKKKIPVFGICFGHQCLNVFCGGSLYQDLPHDVKSDVVHWQNEPYNLPAHNVTVESDTLLHRIFGKSEIAVNSIHHQGVKTVASNLRPMAISPDGLVEAYENRNGGQFLMGVQWHPERMWQDDPEQFKLFKEFVGQAHKWRQENR
- a CDS encoding radical SAM protein, producing MIVTEIFKSIQGESSFAGWPCSFIRTTGCNLRCVWCDTEYAFTGGKEMSVPEILKAIEPFYCELVELTGGEPLLQAELPALALELLGKNHKVLVETSGALDISVLPPEVIKIMDIKCPDSGMMNEMNWTNLEKLSPSDELKFVINSRTDYDWSVKILYDYKLYERNLVLFSPVYQKMPPQQLAEWILEDNLPVRFQIQLHKVLWGETPGR
- a CDS encoding ATP-dependent DNA helicase, with amino-acid sequence MNLSPDHVFGAKGPLSKKLPYFEFRPSQVEYAQAVRNVITSGKIGLLEAQTGTGKTLAYLIPAIESGKRVLISTGTKALQEQLYHKDIPLLQKKLGLQFSHVLMKGRTNYLCLLKYERAQLEPTLPDKESVGYFEEVRDWMPDTETGDISESSIPEDASLWKTLTISADACLGPKCRHYTPCFITRLKQRAEQAQIIIVNHHLFFADLSLQITNSYSIFPAYDIVIFDEAHQLAEVATHNLSLGFSERGVRELFSELARELQILRVREKQDVSESQNWAHKLSESISNLFDKFTTLPQKLRYDETSIGNLVQSNTVVINERFNQLLRSLLNFVDKTEDMPQLYRRLAAAQSSLAFLLQGSEDAYVYWAERNDTREWTLQASPLDVSEALKKSLWPNLKAAVLTSATLFIDKDSGKVKQELGIQESMDHKFPYNFDYPAQTCLYIPKHLPEPTAPNFADLAAEEICKLVEVTEGGAFVLCTSFNNMRVYERYLRQLDYPLLVQGTRSKQTLLKSFLKNRGSILLATMSFWQGIDVQGDTLVSVIIDKLPFAVPTDPLMEARIQYLRKQKKDPFMDYQLPAAVMMLKQGLGRLIRTSVDYGVLAVLDQRILTKMYGRAFLRNLPSMPVIHKLELLRQAFLERREKYLQHHS